The nucleotide sequence CCGTGACACGGTCATCATCAACACCGGTTCGCGGGGAGCCGAATTGATGGCCATTCGGATTGATGATTCAACGGTCGGCGACGTCACCGATACGCATGTCGTTTGGAATCATGACCGGGGAAACGCACGTTTGTCGTATCCCGTGCTATGCAACGACATGGTGATCTGGATCACCGACAGCGGCGTTGCCACCGCGGTGGACGCGGCGGAGGGATTTGAGTTGTGGAAACACCGAATTGGTGGCAACTATGTGGCGTCACCGCTGGTCGACGACGACACGGTGTACTTCTTCAATAGTGACGGCCAGTGCGTCATCGCCAAAGTGGATCACGACGGTCTGACCGAACAGCGGCGGAACACGATCGGGGAATCGATGACAGCGTCGCCCGCGGTATCGGGCGACGGTCTGATCCTGCGGGCCGGCAAGACGCTGGCCAAGATCACAGTGCATTGACGATCATTGTGTCTTGATTCTAGGCCTCGGCCGATCAAGCCTTTGCGGGCAGCGACGCGTCACCGACCACCGCGTCGATGTATCCACCATAAGCCTCGGCGGTTTGCCGAGCCATCTTGTCGGGAAAGGCGTGAAAGCGTCCTTCGGCCAAGGCATCGAAAATCGCGTCGGCCACCACCTGCGGCGGCTCAGTCATATCCTGTAGCCCGGCATCGTGAGCCATGTCAGTATCGATGGGACCGGGATGCACGCTGACCACTGCGGTTTCCTGCTGGGACAACTCGTCACGCAACGCTTGGGTGTACAGATAGCTGGCCGCTTTGGACGCCGCATAAGTGCAAAAATCGGTGAACGATTGCATCGACGCGACGCTGTTCAATTGAACGAACGCACCGCCACCGTTGGCTTTCAAGACCGGCGCAAACGCTTTGGCCATTCGGATCAGTCCGACCACGTTGATATTGGATTCGTACAGCCAACAATCGACCACGTCGTCAGCCAGCGGCGTCGCATTCTTCAGCACGCCGGCATTGTTGACGACCAAGTCGACGTCGCTGGCGGTCTTGGCCGCCGCTTCGATCGTTTCCGGCTTGGACAGGTCCAATGCGACGGGGACCACTCGGTCGCCGTGCTGCTGGACCAATTCATCGAGCGATTCCGGCCGTCGCACCGCCGCGTAAACCTTGGCCGCGCCACGCGCGATCGCTTCGTTCAAAATGACTCGACCGATCCCCCGATTGGCACCGGTGATCAATACAACTTTGCCGTCGACTTGAAATGTCATGTCATGCCTCAAGTGATTCGGTAGAAATGTGTCGTCCTCTGCCCTGTCCCATGTTCCCATTGATGCATGACACCGCCAATGCCGTGCCACCCCCGGGGAAGCGGTGTGTTACCAAAGGGTCCGGAAGCAAAGGGGGGGGCTGTGGATGTAACGTAGGCAAGTAGAATGCCGCCGCTGCGACGTTTCAGCGTTTCTTCAATGACCGCCGTGTGTCTGGTTCCGCCGGACAGTCGGTCCATCGTTTTTTCCACATGACTTTTTCTTGCAGGGATGCCGCCCGATGC is from Crateriforma conspicua and encodes:
- a CDS encoding SDR family oxidoreductase, coding for MTFQVDGKVVLITGANRGIGRVILNEAIARGAAKVYAAVRRPESLDELVQQHGDRVVPVALDLSKPETIEAAAKTASDVDLVVNNAGVLKNATPLADDVVDCWLYESNINVVGLIRMAKAFAPVLKANGGGAFVQLNSVASMQSFTDFCTYAASKAASYLYTQALRDELSQQETAVVSVHPGPIDTDMAHDAGLQDMTEPPQVVADAIFDALAEGRFHAFPDKMARQTAEAYGGYIDAVVGDASLPAKA